In Eleutherodactylus coqui strain aEleCoq1 chromosome 4, aEleCoq1.hap1, whole genome shotgun sequence, the following are encoded in one genomic region:
- the ANKRD22 gene encoding ankyrin repeat domain-containing protein 22: MGILYSEPICQAAYENDLDDIQRLVQEDPNVVNVKDSFGGDTPLICACRKSNINVVNYLLHMKADVNLTNDKERTCLHYAVRKRFTFLDYLLIVILMPVLLIGYVIMVSRTKQNERLIRLLLNAGVHVNATDYEGNTALHYACKMKSQSIVPILLEAKADPHIKNKEGETAINIAERLKFSKILYLLKKSS; the protein is encoded by the exons cccaTCTGCCAAGCTGCCTATGAAAACGACCTAGATGACATCCAGCGGCTCGTACAAGAGGATCCTAATGTTGTTAATGTGAAGGATAGCTTTGGTGGAGACACACCACTCATATGTGCCTGCCGGAAAAGCAATATTAACGTAGTCAATTATTTGCTACATATGAAAGCTGATGTCAACCTCACAAATGAT AAAGAAAGGACGTGTTTGCACTACGCGGTAAGAAAAAGGTTCACGTTCCTGGACTACTTGCTGATTGTAATCTTGATGCCTGTTCTGCTTATTGGATATGTTATCATG GTATCGAGGACCAAACAAAACGAAAGATTGATACGCCTTTTACTGAATGCAGGTGTCCATGTCAATGCCACAGATTAT GAGGGGAACACAGCCCTTCATTATGCTTGTAAGATGAAGAGTCAGAGTATAGTACCAATTCTGCTGGAAGCTAAGGCTGACCCCCACATTAAAAATAAG GAAGGGGAAACTGCTATTAACATCGCTGAAAGATTAAAGTTCAGTAAAATCTTATACTTGCTGAAAAAGTCCTCATAA